A stretch of Paenibacillus mucilaginosus 3016 DNA encodes these proteins:
- a CDS encoding GIY-YIG nuclease family protein — protein sequence MMDFLETGLRKIKFKVEDVFVCPDLYHGCDIVDFSKLKWKEVKFLSEPGVLHTDMDKLPRKGGIYIFCAKHHLLPSLSGQIMYIGRAHFSRQQNLKKRCREYLTENKRPKVIKMREFWGENLHIYYTELENNDVIDEVEKRLIESIHPPFCSEIKDVTLRKSKKAFG from the coding sequence ATGATGGATTTTCTGGAAACAGGGCTTCGTAAAATAAAATTTAAGGTTGAAGATGTATTTGTCTGCCCGGATCTATATCATGGATGCGATATTGTTGATTTTTCGAAGCTAAAATGGAAAGAGGTCAAATTTTTATCAGAACCAGGTGTTCTTCATACGGATATGGATAAACTGCCTAGGAAAGGCGGTATATATATTTTTTGCGCCAAACATCATTTGCTACCAAGTTTATCCGGACAAATTATGTATATAGGAAGAGCACATTTCAGTAGACAACAAAATTTGAAAAAAAGATGCAGAGAATATTTAACTGAAAACAAAAGACCCAAAGTAATAAAGATGCGTGAGTTCTGGGGCGAAAATCTTCATATTTATTATACTGAACTCGAAAATAATGATGTCATTGATGAAGTGGAAAAAAGACTAATCGAATCAATACATCCTCCATTTTGCTCGGAAATAAAAGATGTGACACTAAGAAAAAGTAAAAAAGCATTTGGTTAG